From the Trichocoleus sp. genome, one window contains:
- the ptsP gene encoding phosphoenolpyruvate--protein phosphotransferase, which yields MSYSPAQMRAITSVRLIAPLSGYLMPIEQVPDPVFAEKMVGDGISIDPLSQSLLAPCDGEVLQLHPAHHAITLKTAEGLEVLMHIGLDTVGLRGKGFSPKVKVGDRVNAGDPLIDFDADYIALHAKSLLTQLVITNSDQVTQFSPGSGAVTARRDIVLELSLVGNGAANPSASPTESAAPAEHRSIVSEPIAIPNPTGLHARPAAVLANLAKKYQSDIRLKKGEVRANVRSVVGLMGLEIEHGDAVQLVATGADAETAIAELSEALRSGLGEEGSKPIAAPASVATSAPPSELNAVAPRPRSDDPNLILGVAASPGVAVGKTYRIQHQEINVAETAGNPSEERHKFDQATAQAKLEIDALRSKVDRQADAGKAAIFAAHQELLEDPELIDLTHELIDQGQSAAFAWKQTYSAQAQQLAQLKNALLAARANDLRDVGDRVLRILTGSTIEAVSYPDNCILLAEELAPSDTAMMDRSKVLGFCTVGGGATSHVAILARSMDIPAIAGTEAQILDLPDGTPVILDGSRGTLRLNPSPDEMERVRRLQVRLKEKRQTDLETAHQPAITKDGHPIEVVANIGKKAEAEKAIELGGEGVGLLRSEFVFMDRASAPTEEEQTQIYSEIAQVLGDRSLIIRTLDVGGDKPLPYLPMPHEENPFLGERGIRIGFDRPEILRTQLRAILRASRVGKVLVMFPMIARLEEFRLAKTMLEEERQKLGVDPIPVGIMIEVPAAAVIADQFAQEADFFSVGTNDLTQYTLAMDRGHPKLAPYCDGLDPAVLSLIGMAAKAANQQGKWCGICGGIGSDPQAVPLLIGLGIKELSVSVPSIPSVKAQIRELNLADCQRLAEQAIHLNTAAEVRSLCPLPEE from the coding sequence ATGAGTTATAGCCCGGCGCAGATGCGAGCGATTACAAGTGTGAGGCTGATAGCACCCCTTTCAGGCTACTTAATGCCGATCGAACAAGTTCCCGATCCGGTGTTTGCTGAAAAAATGGTTGGGGATGGGATTTCGATCGACCCTCTCAGCCAATCGCTGCTTGCCCCCTGTGACGGCGAGGTCTTGCAACTCCATCCGGCTCATCATGCCATTACCCTAAAGACTGCTGAAGGGCTAGAAGTCTTGATGCATATCGGACTAGACACCGTGGGCTTACGCGGAAAAGGGTTTTCTCCCAAAGTCAAGGTTGGCGATCGTGTTAATGCGGGCGATCCGTTAATTGATTTTGATGCAGACTATATTGCGCTCCATGCCAAAAGCTTGTTAACCCAGCTCGTCATCACGAATAGCGATCAGGTGACTCAGTTTAGCCCTGGTTCTGGTGCTGTGACAGCAAGACGAGATATTGTGCTGGAACTCTCTTTAGTCGGGAACGGTGCCGCGAATCCCTCAGCCAGCCCAACTGAATCCGCCGCTCCAGCCGAGCATCGCAGCATTGTTTCTGAGCCGATCGCCATTCCCAACCCAACCGGGCTACATGCCCGTCCTGCGGCAGTTCTAGCCAACCTCGCAAAAAAATATCAGTCTGATATTCGCCTCAAAAAAGGAGAGGTGCGGGCGAATGTCCGTAGTGTGGTGGGTTTAATGGGATTAGAGATTGAACATGGAGATGCTGTGCAACTGGTGGCAACCGGAGCGGATGCAGAAACGGCGATTGCTGAGTTAAGCGAAGCCCTGCGATCGGGGTTGGGGGAAGAAGGCTCGAAACCGATTGCTGCGCCTGCCAGTGTTGCGACATCTGCTCCCCCGTCTGAACTGAATGCAGTTGCGCCCCGGCCGCGATCGGATGATCCAAATCTGATTCTAGGGGTTGCGGCTTCTCCAGGGGTGGCAGTTGGCAAGACCTATCGGATTCAGCATCAAGAGATCAACGTTGCGGAAACGGCTGGAAATCCGAGTGAGGAACGCCATAAGTTTGACCAGGCAACCGCGCAGGCAAAGCTGGAAATTGATGCACTGCGATCTAAAGTAGATAGACAAGCAGATGCCGGGAAAGCAGCGATTTTTGCGGCGCATCAAGAATTACTAGAAGACCCAGAATTGATTGACTTGACCCATGAGTTAATTGATCAGGGTCAGAGTGCTGCTTTTGCCTGGAAACAAACCTACAGTGCCCAAGCACAGCAACTGGCTCAACTCAAAAATGCACTGCTGGCAGCCCGTGCGAATGATTTGAGAGATGTTGGCGACCGAGTGTTGCGAATCTTGACAGGCTCAACTATCGAGGCAGTTAGCTATCCTGACAACTGCATTTTGCTGGCAGAAGAGTTGGCTCCTTCTGATACCGCAATGATGGATCGATCGAAAGTGCTGGGCTTTTGTACGGTAGGCGGCGGTGCGACTTCTCATGTGGCAATTCTGGCACGATCGATGGACATCCCTGCTATTGCTGGAACCGAGGCACAAATTCTCGATTTGCCTGATGGGACACCTGTAATTCTCGATGGCAGTCGGGGTACTTTGCGCCTCAATCCTTCTCCAGACGAAATGGAGCGAGTGAGACGGCTGCAAGTTCGCCTCAAGGAAAAACGCCAGACTGACCTGGAAACGGCGCATCAGCCTGCGATTACCAAAGACGGACATCCGATCGAGGTTGTCGCTAACATTGGCAAGAAAGCAGAAGCCGAAAAAGCGATCGAACTGGGCGGCGAAGGCGTGGGGCTGCTGCGATCGGAATTTGTGTTTATGGATCGAGCCTCGGCTCCGACTGAGGAGGAGCAAACCCAGATCTACTCAGAAATCGCGCAGGTGTTGGGCGATCGTTCTCTCATCATCCGTACCCTGGATGTAGGTGGCGATAAACCACTGCCCTATCTGCCGATGCCGCATGAAGAAAACCCATTCCTGGGCGAACGGGGAATTCGGATTGGCTTCGATCGACCTGAGATTCTCAGAACTCAACTGCGTGCCATCCTGCGAGCCTCACGAGTTGGCAAGGTGCTTGTCATGTTCCCTATGATTGCTCGGCTAGAAGAGTTTCGGCTGGCAAAAACCATGCTAGAAGAAGAGCGGCAGAAGCTCGGTGTTGACCCCATTCCAGTTGGCATCATGATCGAAGTGCCAGCGGCAGCAGTGATCGCAGATCAGTTTGCTCAAGAAGCAGATTTCTTCTCAGTTGGGACAAACGACCTGACGCAATACACATTGGCGATGGATCGTGGACATCCTAAACTCGCACCCTACTGCGATGGGCTTGATCCGGCTGTCTTGTCCTTGATTGGCATGGCAGCAAAAGCAGCAAACCAGCAAGGCAAGTGGTGTGGCATTTGTGGTGGCATTGGCAGCGATCCGCAAGCTGTCCCTCTGCTGATTGGGCTAGGCATCAAAGAACTCAGCGTTAGCGTTCCCTCGATTCCCAGCGTCAAAGCCCAGATCCGCGAACTCAACCTTGCTGACTGCCAACGCCTTGCAGAACAAGCAATCCACCTCAATACGGCTGCTGAAGTGCGATCGCTCTGTCCGTTGCCAGAAGAATAG
- a CDS encoding AI-2E family transporter: protein MDRESGMNESQNRPTHPPLWERISTNSLIRFLLLFASGWAFVQLLHFFEYVIFTFTFAAILALLLNYPVRYLERFLGRSVALGTVIVVSLLAIVLALVSMGLALASQLQQLINTVTTTLTSDQNPLTRLENFLVARDIPLDLAPIEQQVQTLLASALSFTVNSIPAILSNYITFIIILVVAFFMLNDGAKLWKWLLKLLPLDNRKRVSKAIQTNFLGFIRGQLIISALLSTASFLVFGLFQIPFALVLAVIVGAFDLIPGIGASLGVSLACLIILVQSGWFAALKVLAVCILLQQLQDNLLAPRVMQSTVHLNPIVVFFALLVGTQIAGLLGVLLSVPIAGVIVSLLEIEEMQAK, encoded by the coding sequence ATGGACAGAGAATCGGGAATGAATGAATCCCAAAATCGACCAACTCATCCTCCTCTATGGGAGCGAATCAGTACAAATTCACTCATCCGGTTTCTGCTCCTTTTTGCGTCAGGATGGGCTTTTGTACAGCTTCTACACTTCTTTGAGTATGTTATTTTTACATTTACCTTTGCTGCAATTCTGGCACTCTTGCTGAATTATCCCGTTCGCTATTTAGAACGTTTTTTAGGTCGCAGTGTTGCTCTTGGTACTGTAATTGTTGTTAGTTTGTTAGCGATCGTCCTTGCTCTAGTCAGTATGGGGCTTGCACTTGCTAGTCAGTTACAGCAACTTATTAATACAGTTACAACAACTCTCACTTCTGATCAAAACCCATTGACTCGCTTAGAAAATTTTTTAGTTGCCCGTGATATTCCTCTCGATCTCGCGCCGATCGAACAGCAGGTTCAAACTCTTTTAGCCTCTGCACTAAGTTTCACCGTTAATTCAATTCCGGCAATTCTTAGCAACTACATCACCTTTATCATTATTTTAGTGGTTGCTTTTTTCATGCTAAATGATGGTGCAAAGCTTTGGAAGTGGTTGCTCAAATTATTGCCCCTCGACAATCGCAAGCGAGTCTCTAAAGCCATTCAAACCAATTTTCTCGGCTTTATTAGAGGTCAACTAATCATTTCAGCATTACTGAGTACTGCGAGTTTCCTGGTCTTTGGGCTGTTTCAAATTCCGTTCGCCCTCGTTTTAGCCGTGATTGTCGGAGCGTTCGATTTGATTCCGGGCATTGGTGCATCATTAGGAGTGAGTCTTGCCTGCCTGATTATTCTGGTGCAAAGCGGCTGGTTTGCTGCCCTGAAAGTGTTAGCTGTTTGTATTTTGCTGCAACAGTTACAAGATAATTTACTTGCACCTCGCGTTATGCAGAGCACGGTTCATCTCAATCCGATCGTCGTGTTTTTTGCCTTACTAGTCGGTACACAAATAGCTGGGCTGCTGGGCGTTCTATTATCTGTACCAATTGCAGGTGTCATTGTTAGCCTGCTGGAGATTGAGGAAATGCAGGCAAAATAG
- a CDS encoding TetR/AcrR family transcriptional regulator: MRFSRQPAPSETETQARILKAAKKLFARRGYDGTTTRDLAHEAGVAEGTLFRHFENKKAILVEVATQGWVEILTDLLTELSEMGSYKAIAQVMRRRMMNLHQNADMMRVCFMEAQFHPDLRDRIQNDVIVKMTDVAEAFFQTAMDQGIYRRMNPRTVAQVFLGMFTVAGFSQDTIMPENSSPQAMLEMAEGMADIFLNGVLPPETATH; encoded by the coding sequence ATGCGGTTCTCTCGTCAGCCTGCTCCTTCTGAAACAGAAACACAAGCTCGTATTCTTAAAGCAGCCAAAAAGCTCTTTGCGCGGCGCGGCTATGATGGCACAACGACCCGAGATCTGGCACATGAAGCCGGAGTTGCTGAAGGTACGCTGTTTCGCCACTTTGAAAACAAAAAAGCCATCTTGGTCGAAGTGGCAACCCAAGGCTGGGTCGAGATTTTGACCGATCTGCTGACTGAGTTAAGCGAAATGGGCAGCTACAAAGCGATCGCTCAAGTGATGCGGCGGCGGATGATGAACCTGCATCAAAATGCGGATATGATGCGAGTCTGCTTCATGGAAGCTCAGTTTCACCCCGATCTACGCGATCGCATCCAGAATGATGTCATCGTCAAGATGACGGATGTGGCAGAAGCTTTCTTTCAGACTGCAATGGATCAGGGCATCTATCGTCGCATGAACCCCCGCACCGTTGCTCAAGTATTTCTTGGCATGTTTACCGTTGCCGGATTTAGCCAGGATACTATCATGCCTGAAAATTCTTCCCCCCAAGCCATGTTAGAGATGGCAGAAGGGATGGCAGATATTTTCCTGAATGGCGTGCTTCCCCCTGAAACTGCCACCCATTAG
- the pntB gene encoding Re/Si-specific NAD(P)(+) transhydrogenase subunit beta, which yields MTNNLLTVAYIAASVLFILSLGGLADQETARKGNLYGIAGMLIAIGATALSPMVRGQGVLVAAIVPGVVIGAIVASRVAMTAMPELVAILHSFVGMAAVLVGIANYLQVEQALVGSEATIHKIEIFVGVFIGAVTFTGSLIAFGKLRTLIGSKPLLLPGRHLLNLSLLVASVWLGVQFMGLESPAGLQLLVIMAVLASLLGVHLVMGIGGADMPVVISMLNSYSGWAAAAAGFMLSNDLLIITGALVGSSGAILSYIMCRAMNRSFVSVILGGFGAGTNAAKSTSQVTGEAQTTTVDDTVEQLTRARRVIITPGYGMAVAQAQHSVSQITRVLRDRGIQVQFGIHPVAGRLPGHMNVLLAEANVPYDIVLEMEEINADFAETDVVLVIGANDTVNPSAEEDPNSPIAGMPVLQVWNAETVIVMKRSMASGYAGVENPLFYKDNTRMLFGDARKNVDAILARLVELSESSKSLAAPLTR from the coding sequence ATGACAAATAATTTATTGACGGTTGCTTATATTGCAGCGAGTGTGCTGTTTATTTTGAGCTTGGGTGGCTTAGCTGACCAGGAAACAGCACGGAAGGGAAATTTGTACGGAATTGCGGGGATGCTGATTGCGATCGGAGCGACGGCGCTGAGTCCGATGGTGAGGGGGCAAGGGGTGTTGGTAGCGGCAATTGTGCCGGGAGTGGTGATTGGGGCGATCGTGGCATCCCGGGTGGCAATGACTGCGATGCCAGAATTGGTGGCAATCCTGCATAGCTTTGTGGGGATGGCAGCGGTGCTTGTGGGAATTGCCAATTACTTACAGGTGGAACAGGCTCTGGTAGGGAGTGAGGCGACCATTCACAAGATCGAGATTTTTGTGGGCGTCTTTATTGGGGCAGTCACCTTTACAGGGTCATTAATTGCCTTTGGCAAGCTGCGAACCTTGATTGGGAGTAAGCCACTCTTGCTGCCAGGAAGACATCTGCTGAACTTATCGCTGCTCGTTGCTTCGGTCTGGTTGGGTGTTCAGTTTATGGGGCTGGAAAGCCCAGCAGGATTGCAGCTATTGGTGATCATGGCGGTGCTGGCATCATTACTAGGGGTGCATCTAGTCATGGGGATCGGTGGAGCAGATATGCCCGTTGTGATTTCGATGCTCAACAGCTATTCCGGTTGGGCGGCAGCAGCGGCAGGCTTTATGCTCTCAAATGATTTGCTCATCATCACAGGTGCATTAGTGGGCAGCAGCGGAGCAATTCTGAGCTACATCATGTGTCGGGCAATGAATCGATCGTTCGTCAGCGTCATTTTGGGCGGCTTTGGAGCCGGGACGAATGCGGCAAAATCGACAAGCCAGGTGACAGGTGAAGCACAAACAACAACGGTTGATGATACGGTCGAGCAGTTGACCCGCGCCAGGCGAGTGATTATTACGCCAGGGTATGGCATGGCTGTTGCTCAGGCTCAGCATTCGGTGTCTCAGATTACCAGAGTATTGCGCGATCGAGGCATTCAGGTTCAGTTTGGGATTCATCCGGTCGCGGGTCGATTACCGGGACACATGAACGTGCTATTGGCTGAAGCAAATGTGCCCTATGACATTGTGCTTGAAATGGAGGAAATCAACGCTGACTTTGCAGAAACCGATGTGGTGCTGGTGATTGGCGCAAATGATACTGTAAACCCCAGTGCAGAAGAAGATCCAAACAGCCCGATCGCCGGAATGCCCGTGTTGCAGGTCTGGAATGCTGAAACAGTCATTGTGATGAAGCGCAGTATGGCAAGCGGTTATGCTGGCGTTGAGAATCCCCTGTTCTACAAAGACAATACGCGAATGCTGTTCGGCGATGCGCGGAAAAATGTGGACGCAATTCTGGCACGATTGGTCGAGCTGAGTGAAAGTAGTAAGTCTTTGGCAGCTCCCTTGACTAGGTAA
- the ptsG gene encoding glucose-specific PTS transporter subunit IIBC encodes MWKKAFALLQQMGKSLMLPVSVLPIAGLLLGIGSAKFSKPEVFWWMPDWLATIMKNSGDSIFANLPLIFAISVAIGFTANDGVSALAATVGFAVFIAALGAAAQTFFGYLTPQEVAAQGLDPNQVNVLKNVMGIPTLDTGVFGGLLIGCIAAYLFNRFFRIQLPQYLGFFAGKRFVPIITGLVAIAVAIAMSVIWPPIGSAIKAAANAAAEGSNVPLTAAIYGVVERSLLPFGLHHIWNVPFFFEIGSFTDPTTGTVVHGDINRFFAGDKTAGILGGAYWFKMFGLPAAAIAMWHSAYPQNRGRVSGLMISAAFTSFLTGITEPIEFSFLFVAPALYAVHALMAGFCDLLFQIMGGKMGFTFSHGFIDFFLFNSLGTKAWLILAFGPLFAALYYVVFRFAIKRFDLKTPGRELEDEQPAAVTVPGTASSMPAQLVRAFGGRSNIANLDACITRLRITVNDMGKVNKAQLKALGASGVLEVGNSAQAIFGPRSENLKTDMMEYLSTAGAEADQVDLPAQPIASGNGAATNGSTAPVIAPDPDATRHIEDIIIAFGGRQNIRKAEAVAMTRLRVEVVNDAGINEDALLAAGTKGIMRLPDGTFHVIVGLNADQYAAEMNKQLVAR; translated from the coding sequence ATGTGGAAAAAAGCATTTGCATTACTCCAGCAAATGGGGAAGTCGTTAATGCTCCCTGTATCGGTGCTACCGATCGCTGGATTGCTCTTAGGAATCGGTTCTGCCAAGTTTAGTAAGCCGGAAGTCTTCTGGTGGATGCCCGACTGGTTGGCAACCATCATGAAAAACTCTGGAGATTCAATTTTTGCGAACTTGCCCTTAATTTTTGCCATCTCAGTAGCGATCGGCTTTACGGCAAATGACGGAGTATCAGCTCTCGCAGCAACTGTTGGCTTTGCCGTCTTTATTGCGGCTCTCGGTGCAGCAGCTCAGACTTTCTTTGGCTATCTCACGCCCCAGGAAGTCGCAGCCCAGGGTTTAGATCCTAACCAGGTGAATGTGCTGAAAAACGTGATGGGCATCCCAACGCTCGATACAGGCGTATTTGGTGGGCTGCTGATTGGTTGCATTGCGGCTTACCTGTTCAATCGGTTCTTTCGGATTCAACTGCCGCAGTACCTTGGCTTCTTTGCTGGCAAGCGATTCGTGCCGATTATTACGGGTTTAGTCGCGATCGCTGTTGCCATTGCCATGAGCGTTATTTGGCCTCCGATTGGGAGTGCGATCAAAGCCGCAGCAAACGCCGCCGCCGAAGGTAGTAATGTGCCGCTTACCGCTGCCATTTATGGAGTTGTGGAACGATCGCTTTTACCCTTTGGGCTACATCATATCTGGAACGTCCCGTTCTTTTTCGAGATTGGATCTTTCACCGATCCCACAACTGGGACTGTGGTGCATGGGGATATTAACCGCTTTTTTGCTGGGGACAAAACGGCAGGCATTTTGGGTGGAGCCTACTGGTTCAAAATGTTTGGCTTGCCTGCGGCAGCAATTGCCATGTGGCACTCTGCCTATCCTCAAAATCGAGGTCGGGTCAGTGGTTTGATGATCTCAGCGGCATTTACTTCGTTCTTAACCGGGATTACCGAGCCGATCGAGTTTTCCTTCCTATTCGTTGCGCCTGCACTCTATGCAGTTCACGCCCTGATGGCAGGTTTCTGCGACTTGCTGTTTCAGATCATGGGCGGCAAGATGGGCTTTACCTTCTCGCATGGCTTCATCGACTTCTTTTTGTTCAACAGCCTCGGCACGAAAGCCTGGCTCATTCTGGCGTTTGGTCCGCTCTTTGCGGCGCTGTACTATGTGGTCTTTCGCTTTGCCATCAAGCGGTTCGACCTCAAAACGCCTGGACGCGAGCTAGAGGACGAGCAGCCCGCAGCAGTTACGGTCCCTGGAACCGCTTCGAGTATGCCAGCCCAATTGGTTCGCGCTTTTGGTGGACGGAGTAATATTGCGAACTTAGATGCCTGCATTACCCGTCTACGGATTACCGTCAACGATATGGGCAAGGTGAACAAAGCTCAGCTCAAAGCCCTTGGCGCATCCGGGGTGCTGGAAGTGGGCAATAGCGCGCAAGCAATTTTTGGTCCGCGATCGGAAAATCTGAAAACGGACATGATGGAGTACCTCAGTACCGCAGGTGCAGAAGCGGATCAGGTAGACCTGCCTGCTCAACCGATCGCCAGTGGTAACGGTGCCGCAACAAACGGTTCAACCGCACCAGTCATTGCTCCTGATCCAGATGCCACCCGTCACATTGAAGACATCATCATTGCGTTTGGCGGACGGCAGAATATTCGCAAAGCCGAAGCAGTTGCAATGACCCGCCTGCGAGTTGAAGTGGTGAATGATGCAGGCATTAACGAAGATGCGCTGCTGGCTGCGGGAACAAAGGGAATAATGCGCCTTCCCGATGGCACGTTTCATGTCATTGTCGGACTGAACGCAGATCAATATGCCGCAGAAATGAACAAACAACTCGTTGCCCGATAG
- the pntA gene encoding Re/Si-specific NAD(P)(+) transhydrogenase subunit alpha, translating into MTAAIKQEPQINELTEGLEKISLKVGIPKEIYPGEQRVAATPETAKVLQKMGFEVLIETGAGTAANFPDSAYQQAGCTVIQDPLALWQAADIILKVRSPGFHPTLNQHESDWLTETKTLISFVFPAQNPELLTKLAERQATVLAMDAVPRISRAQKLDALSSMANIAGYRAVIEAANQFGRFFTGQITAAGKVPPAKVLIIGAGVAGLAAIGAARGLGAIVRAFDTRPVVKEQVQSLGAEFLELTFAEDGTGEGGYAKVMSEEFIKAEMALFAAQAKEVDIIITTALIPGKRAPILITQEMVESMKPGSVIIDMAAEQGGNCAVTKPGEIYVYQGITIVGLTDFPSRMAHQSSQLYGTNLCHLLSDMGGSSDFKVDLEDEVIRGALVLHQGKVTYPPPKREERPVQAVPQPAVSATPTTAEAIVQKPKFRLPAPLLPMFLAATLIGIGWTAPPSFLSHFTVFVLACFVGWQVIWNVKPALHTPLMSVTNAISGIIIIGGMLQLTDSLTAPTTILGAIAILIGTINISGGFLVTQRMLKMFQR; encoded by the coding sequence ATGACCGCAGCGATTAAGCAAGAGCCTCAGATCAATGAATTAACTGAAGGACTGGAGAAAATTAGCTTAAAAGTCGGCATTCCTAAAGAAATTTATCCAGGTGAACAGCGGGTTGCTGCAACCCCAGAAACCGCAAAAGTTTTGCAAAAAATGGGTTTTGAAGTGCTGATTGAAACGGGAGCAGGTACGGCAGCAAACTTTCCTGATTCAGCCTATCAGCAAGCTGGGTGTACGGTCATTCAAGATCCACTAGCGCTCTGGCAAGCCGCAGATATTATTCTGAAAGTTCGATCGCCTGGGTTCCACCCAACTTTGAATCAACATGAGTCGGACTGGTTAACTGAAACGAAGACCCTCATTAGCTTTGTCTTCCCGGCTCAAAATCCAGAACTCCTGACTAAACTCGCAGAGCGGCAGGCAACTGTCTTGGCAATGGATGCGGTACCACGCATTAGTCGTGCCCAAAAGCTAGATGCCCTCAGTTCCATGGCAAACATTGCAGGATATCGAGCTGTGATTGAGGCAGCGAATCAGTTTGGTCGCTTTTTTACGGGGCAGATCACCGCAGCAGGAAAAGTGCCGCCTGCCAAAGTGCTGATTATTGGGGCGGGGGTTGCCGGATTAGCCGCGATCGGAGCAGCAAGGGGACTGGGGGCGATCGTGCGGGCGTTTGATACCCGTCCAGTTGTGAAAGAGCAGGTGCAAAGCCTGGGTGCAGAATTTCTAGAGCTGACCTTTGCTGAAGATGGAACAGGCGAAGGGGGTTATGCCAAGGTGATGAGCGAGGAGTTCATCAAAGCGGAGATGGCGCTGTTTGCGGCACAGGCGAAAGAAGTAGACATTATTATTACAACTGCCCTGATTCCTGGTAAGAGAGCACCCATCCTGATTACACAGGAAATGGTAGAGAGCATGAAGCCAGGCTCAGTGATTATTGATATGGCAGCCGAGCAGGGCGGCAACTGCGCTGTAACCAAGCCAGGAGAAATTTACGTCTATCAAGGTATAACGATCGTCGGCTTGACCGATTTTCCTAGCCGCATGGCACACCAATCGAGCCAGCTTTATGGGACAAACCTCTGTCATTTATTAAGTGATATGGGCGGCTCATCAGACTTTAAGGTTGACCTGGAAGATGAAGTGATTCGCGGAGCATTGGTGCTGCACCAGGGAAAAGTGACCTATCCGCCGCCAAAGCGAGAAGAGCGCCCAGTTCAAGCTGTACCTCAGCCAGCAGTTTCAGCAACACCCACGACTGCAGAAGCGATCGTCCAGAAGCCCAAATTTCGCTTGCCTGCCCCACTGCTCCCCATGTTCCTGGCAGCCACACTAATCGGAATTGGCTGGACTGCTCCTCCTTCCTTCCTGTCTCACTTCACCGTTTTTGTACTGGCTTGCTTTGTGGGGTGGCAGGTTATTTGGAACGTGAAACCTGCGCTCCATACACCTTTGATGAGTGTAACCAATGCAATTAGCGGCATCATTATCATCGGCGGAATGCTGCAACTGACTGATTCTCTCACTGCGCCAACCACGATCCTGGGAGCGATCGCGATTCTCATTGGCACGATCAACATTTCCGGCGGGTTCCTGGTGACACAGCGGATGTTGAAGATGTTTCAGCGGTAG
- a CDS encoding class I SAM-dependent rRNA methyltransferase gives MPNFSRIILRRNKADAVKRFHPWIFSGAIKQVDPDLPDGEIVDVHSETGEYLATGIYSPNNIAVKVLSFKPVADLDRLFQSRFQSAYQVRSQLGLTDSETTNCYRLINAEGDGLPGLIVDWYNGTAVLQAYSIGMYEQRQRIVASLQAVYGEKLQAVYDKSAAVLPRSAIQAIHAAGHHQDSDQDSHQDNHYLVGEPATGNVLEYGNQFQVDWETGQKTGLFLDQREHRRLLGQYAAGKRVLNTFCYSGGFSVYALQAGASLVHSVDSSAKAIDWTKQNVALNYPEATQHEAFTDDIFDFLKTCDADYDLIVLDPPAFAKNISARHQAVMAYKRLNKQALTKLRSGGFLFTFSCSQVVGREHFEGAVMAAAIESGRQIRVLHHLTQPADHPVSIFHPEGIYLKGLVLWVE, from the coding sequence ATGCCGAATTTTTCACGAATTATTTTGCGTCGCAATAAGGCAGATGCAGTCAAGCGATTTCACCCCTGGATATTTTCAGGAGCAATTAAGCAAGTTGACCCAGACTTGCCCGATGGGGAGATTGTTGATGTCCATAGCGAAACCGGCGAATATCTGGCAACTGGAATTTACAGCCCTAACAATATTGCCGTCAAAGTGCTTTCCTTTAAACCTGTGGCTGATCTTGATCGCCTCTTTCAATCGCGATTCCAGAGTGCTTATCAGGTTCGATCGCAGTTAGGTTTAACCGATAGTGAAACAACCAATTGCTATCGCTTAATTAATGCAGAAGGCGATGGTCTACCCGGGCTGATTGTGGATTGGTACAACGGCACAGCGGTGCTACAGGCTTATTCGATCGGCATGTATGAACAGCGGCAGCGGATTGTGGCAAGTCTGCAAGCAGTTTACGGCGAAAAACTCCAGGCGGTCTATGACAAAAGTGCGGCAGTGCTACCGCGATCGGCTATTCAAGCCATTCATGCGGCTGGTCATCATCAAGACAGCGACCAAGATAGCCACCAAGACAATCACTATCTCGTTGGCGAACCTGCAACTGGAAATGTGTTGGAGTATGGCAATCAATTTCAGGTCGATTGGGAAACCGGACAGAAAACAGGATTGTTTTTAGATCAGCGCGAGCATCGCCGCTTACTCGGGCAATATGCAGCAGGCAAACGAGTTCTAAACACATTCTGCTATTCTGGCGGTTTTTCGGTATATGCCCTCCAGGCAGGGGCATCCCTAGTTCATTCTGTCGATAGTTCGGCGAAAGCGATCGATTGGACAAAACAAAATGTGGCGCTCAATTATCCTGAGGCAACTCAGCACGAAGCTTTTACGGATGATATATTCGACTTTCTCAAAACTTGCGATGCTGACTATGATCTGATCGTGCTAGACCCACCTGCCTTTGCGAAAAATATCTCTGCCCGACATCAGGCAGTCATGGCATATAAGCGGCTCAACAAACAGGCGCTGACAAAGCTCCGATCGGGTGGATTCTTGTTCACCTTTTCTTGCTCTCAGGTGGTAGGGCGTGAGCATTTTGAGGGAGCAGTGATGGCAGCGGCGATCGAGTCCGGGCGACAGATCCGCGTTCTGCATCATTTGACCCAGCCAGCCGATCACCCGGTCAGCATTTTTCACCCAGAAGGCATTTACCTCAAGGGTTTAGTGCTGTGGGTCGAGTAG